A window of Castanea sativa cultivar Marrone di Chiusa Pesio chromosome 1, ASM4071231v1 contains these coding sequences:
- the LOC142622169 gene encoding uncharacterized protein LOC142622169: protein MATNVLSISATFSVSASAYPVKPLRTTPNNSPFLRLPFRNHVVSNSFQQRFTIKEKNTKKQKQLLRIARSVEEETQIIPEEQQLGEEEVETSSSSPDQPAVSVPVSPSDILTMFFQAEGVMNEATVPTVTKALEETEGITNLKVKVVEGIASVELTKQTTVQATGVASSLVETIQGSGFKLQTLNLSFEDEEDSVA from the exons ATGGCAACCAATGTACTCTCAATCTCAGCAACGTTCTCAGTTTCTGCTTCCGCTTATCCCGTAAAACCACTCCGTACGACTCCCAATAACAGCCCTTTTCTGAGGTTGCCGTTTCGAAACCATGTCGTTTCGAATTCTTTCCAACAGCGTTTCacaattaaagagaaaaacacCAAGAAGCAGAAGCAGCTGCTGAGAATAGCGAGGTCGGTGGAAGAAGAAACCCAAATAATTCCAGAGGAACAACAACtaggagaagaagaagtagaaacGTCGTCGTCTTCGCCGGATCAACCTGCCGTTTCGGTACCCGTTTCTCCTTCTGACATCCTTACCATGTTCTTtcag GCAGAGGGAGTCATGAATGAAGCAACTGTTCCTACTGTCACCAAAGCCTTAGAG GAAACAGAGGGCATTACTAATTTGAAGGTTAAAGTTGTTGAGGGCATTGCAAGTGTTGAG TTGACAAAACAGACAACAGTACAAGCTACAGGAGTGGCTTCTAGTTTGGTTGAGACCATTCAAGGTTCAGGCTTCAAGCTGCAAActttgaatttgagttttgaaGATGAAGAGGATTCCGTTGCCTAG